In Camelina sativa cultivar DH55 chromosome 16, Cs, whole genome shotgun sequence, a single window of DNA contains:
- the LOC104752773 gene encoding lactosylceramide 4-alpha-galactosyltransferase-like, whose amino-acid sequence MEQSKRTEQVVLSQRLKRFIVSFVCCLPMSLLGLLLMLLLIYNSFSVFSFHLDTIPPVKATLSPIQHQILHHHASTSLSEADSSLLLVVKETSLGFVQRQNDSSTRTERRKRRFKRRIDSTSAITQRLQVKPRQRFKTRVKSFLSKSSCESLFFMTWISSIESFGDRERFTIESLFKFHPNSCLILVSNSFDCDRGTLILKPFIDKGLKVLPIKPDFAYIFKDTSAEKWFERLKKGTLSPGGIPLEQNLSNLLRLVLLYKYGGIYIDTDVIILKPLTDLHNVIGAQAVDAVTRKWSRLNNAVLIFDKNHPLLKRFIDEFSRTFNGNKWGHNGPYLVSRVIARINISPSSDLGFSVLPPSAFYPVDWNRIKGFYRAPTNETDAIWLRKRLAHLRKNTFAVHLWNRESKKLRIEEGSIIHQLMSHSCIFCNSSSLHFNLEHVK is encoded by the coding sequence atGGAACAGAGCAAAAGAACAGAACAAGTTGTGTTATCGCAGAGATTAAAAAGATTTATCGTCTCCTTTGTTTGTTGTCTTCCCATGTCTCTTCTCGGTCTCCTTCTCATGCTTCTCTTAATCTACAACAGCTTCTCTGTCTTCTCTTTTCATCTTGATACAATCCCACCTGTTAAAGCCACTCTATCACCAATTCAACACcagattcttcatcatcatgcATCAACATCATTATCTGAGGCAGACTCTTCATTGTTGCTTGTGGTGAAAGAAACCTCTTTAGGTTTCGTACAGAGGCAGAATGATTCGTCGACGAGGACGGAGAGAAGGAAAAGGAGATTCAAGAGAAGAATCGATTCAACTTCTGCGATAACACAGCGTTTACAAGTCAAACCAAGACAGAGATTCAAGACGAGGGTCAAGTCTTTCTTGTCCAAATCTTCTTGCGAGTCACTCTTCTTCATGACCTGGATCTCCTCCATTGAGTCTTTTGGTGATCGAGAGCGATTCACCATAGAGAGCCTCTTCAAGTTTCACCCAAACAGCTGTTTGATCTTGGTCTCAAACTCATTTGACTGTGACAGAGGAACCCTAATCTTGAAACCCTTTATAGATAAAGGGCTTAAAGTGCTTCCAATTAAACCTGACTTCGCTTACATCTTCAAAGATACATCAGCAGAGAAATGGTTTGAAAGATTGAAGAAAGGAACATTGAGTCCAGGAGGGATTCCATTAGAGCAAAACCTCTCCAACCTGCTGAGATTAGTCCTGCTCTACAAATACGGTGGAATCTACATAGACACAGACGTTATAATCCTCAAACCTCTTACCGATCTCCACAACGTAATCGGAGCACAAGCAGTTGATGCAGTCACAAGAAAATGGAGCAGGCTCAACAACGCGGTACTCATCTTCGACAAAAACCATCCTTTGCTTAAGAGATTCATTGACGAGTTCTCGAGAACCTTCAACGGTAACAAATGGGGACACAACGGTCCATACTTAGTCTCGAGGGTCATAGCAAGAATCAACATCTCCCCATCTTCAGATTTGGGATTCTCTGTTCTTCCACCATCTGCTTTTTATCCGGTGGATTGGAATAGAATCAAAGGATTCTACAGAGCGCCCACGAATGAGACCGATGCTATTTGGTTGCGGAAGAGGCTTGCGCACTTACGTAAAAATACATTTGCTGTTCATCTTTGGAACAGAGAGAGTAAGAAACTTAGGATTGAAGAAGGAAGTATTATTCATCAACTCATGTCTCATTCTTGCATCTTTTgtaactcttcttctttacatttTAACTTAGAACATGTAAAGTAA
- the LOC104752774 gene encoding uncharacterized protein LOC104752774, whose amino-acid sequence MASVLLLLLVFVFDLLAFGLAVAAEQRRTTWQVSRESRALSYCVYDKDIATGLGVGSFLILLASQLLIMVASRCLCCGRALTPSRSRSWAVFLFITTWVFFFIAEVCLLAGSVRNAYHTKYRVYFGNTSPSCRSLRKGVFGAGAAFIVLTGIVSELYYVTLSRAKDFQPPRDPGIRMSSL is encoded by the exons ATGGCTTCCGTGTTGCTATTGCTTCTGGTGTTCGTGTTTGATCTCTTAGCTTTTGGTCTTGCTGTTGCTGCAGAGCAGCGTAGAACCACC TGGCAAGTTTCTAGAGAGTCAAGAGCTTTAAGCTACTGTGTGTATGATAAGGATATAGCAACAGGTCTCGGAGTTGGTTCTTTCTTGATCTTATTGGCGAGTCAGCTCTTAATCATGGTGGCCAGCAGATGTTTATGCTGTGGAAGAGCCTTGACACCAAGTAGATCTAGATCTTGGGCAGTGTTTCTCTTCATCACCACCTG ggttttcttcttcatagCAGAAGTGTGTTTACTTGCTGGCTCTGTAAGAAACGCTTACCATACAAAGTACCGTGTCTACTTTGGGAACACTTCTCCTTCTTGTCGATCACTGAGGAAAGGTGTGTTTGGGGCTGGAGCAGCATTCATAGTGCTCACAGGGATTGTCTCCGAGCTTTACTATGTGACCCTTTCGAGGGCCAAAGACTTTCAGCCTCCTAGAGATCCCGGTATCCGAATGAGTAGCCTGTAG
- the LOC104754105 gene encoding uncharacterized protein At4g04980-like: protein MTAGGCFGIQTTTMLFGRKSSSKLQPVKGQASPKVSKNSKQDVKTSSSSPKPSSSSPISIRSSKSILSGSTSSRRVSSPIGMLKNVSNKEAKSPKASSSPKWTGNFILMVELRRKIFTFRDIIDLSSLDGSPSITDMVMHTMKDLQKLCPEIIHSSHISEIRRANVDKVLNHFFNALKSIGDSWIDNPEWIAKSKYWSSSVGKNQSDRLVEKVLAALDGLIKMSKERFDMMEIDEEEEKKEATSPRTAKSSSSRVLSPSDSFSDSKSSFDSRHSFCGSPITPRSVLPEPMMGSPGRVGDFANSASHLLWNMRVQALEKLSPIDVKRLAIHILSQKEAQEPNQSNVEAEISVVEEFKPKMDDIESIDVKMETEESVVLDKDKDIVIKIASLDSTSETKLNQSEESVVAPEPLPPSPLPPLSIIKTAYLPSQPPPPPPPPPSPPRISDTAIPTPHPPPPAVMPLKGAAPPPPPPPPQPPRTTVAPPQPPPPPGTAAAPTPPPPPPMQNRKEAQEPNQSNVEAEISVVEEFKPKTDDIESIDVKMETEESVVLDKDKDIIMKIASLDSTSEAKLNQTERSVVAPEPLPPSPLPPLSIIKTASLPSQPPPPPPPPPSPPRISDTAIPTPPPPPPAVMPLKGAAPPPPPPPPQPPRTAVAPPPPGTAAAPTPPPPPPMQNRAPPPPPMPMTNNGRCGPPPPPPPMPLANGAGPPPPPPPMAKSTGAAGPPPPPPRMGMANGAAGPPPPPGAAGPPPPPGAARSLRPKKAATKLKRSTQLGNLYRILKGKVEGRDPAAKNGGGGGRKAGAGSAPAGGKQGMADALAEITKKSAYFLQIQDDIAKYMKSINELKIEITKFQTKDMTELLSFHARIESVLENLTDESQVLARCEGFPQKKLEAMRMAAALYKKLHGMITELQNWKIEAPLNQLLDKVERYFTKIKGDIDTLDRTKDEEAKKFQSHNIHFDFNILIQIKETMVDISSNCMELALKEKREEKLVSPDAKPSLKKAVGSAKMLWRAFQFAFKVYTFAGGHDDRADSLTRELAHEIQTDPENP from the exons ATGACAGCCGGAGGTTGTTTTGGTATCCAAACGACGACAATGTTGTTCGGTCGTAAATCATCAAGCAAGTTGCAG cCTGTAAAAGGGCAAGCATCGCCTAAAGTTAGCAAGAATAGCAAGCAGGATgttaaaacttcttcttcttcacctaaaccttcctcttcttcacccATATCGATTAGATCATCTAAGTCAATATTATCGGGGAGCACATCATCAAGACGTGTTTCTTCGCCTATAGGCATGCTCAAGAATGTTTCCAACAAAGAAGCTAAAAGCCCCAAGGCAAGCAGCTCACCTAAATGGACTGGTAATTTCATCCTTATGGTGGAGCTTCGCAGGAAGATCTTTACCTTTAGAGACATCAttgatctttcttctcttgacGGTTCACCTTCCATAACCGAT ATGGTGATGCATACGATGAAAGATCTCCAGAAACTTTGTCCTGAGATCATCCACAGCTCACATATCTCGGAAATAAGACGTGCAAATGTCGATAAG GTTCTTAACCATTTCTTCAATGCTTTGAAATCCATTGGAGACTCCTGGATTGATAACCCCGAGTGGATAGCTAAATCTAAGTATTGGAGTAGCAGCGTCGGAAAGAACCAGTCTGATCGACTAG TTGAAAAGGTGTTAGCTGCATTAGATGGATTGATTAAGATGTCGAAAGAGAGGTTTGATATGATggagattgatgaagaagaagagaagaaagaagccaCTAGTCCACGGACAGCTAAATCCTCGAGCAGTCGAGTTTTATCGCCATCTGATTCATTCTCCGATAGCAAATCATCTTTCGATAGCAGACACTCGTTTTGCGGGTCACCAATCACGCCAAGATCAGTTCTACCAGAACCAATGATGGGTTCACCGGGAAGAGTTGGAGACTTTGCAAACTCTGCGTCACATCTTCTGTGGAATATGAGAGTTCAAGCACTTGAGAAGCTTAGTCCTATCGATGTTAAGCGACTTGCTATACACATTTTGTCACAGAAAGAAGCTCAGGAACCAAACCAAAGCAATGTAGAAGCTGAGATTAGTGTTGTTGAAGAGTTCAAGCCAAAAATGGATGATATAGAGAGCATTGATGTGAAGATGGAGACAGAAGAATCTGTTGTTCTTGATAAAGATAAAGATATTGTCATTAAGATAGCTTCACTGGATTCAACATCTGAAACCAAACTCAATCAATCAGAAGAATCTGTAGTTGCTCCGGAACCTTTGCCACCATCGCCTCTTCCTCCACTATCTATTATTAAAACTGCTTATTTACCTTCACAGCCACCACCtcctccccctcctcctccgTCACCACCGCGTATCTCTGACACGGCAATACCAACGCCACATCCTCCGCCACCAGCAGTTATGCCTTTAAAAGGCGCTGCTCCACCACCTCCCCCTCCACCGCCTCAACCTCCAAGAACTACAGTAGCCCCACCACAGCCCCCTCCGCCTCCAGGAACTGCAGCGGCACCAACaccgcctcctcctccgccaaTGCAGAACAGA AAAGAAGCTCAGGAACCAAACCAAAGCAATGTAGAAGCTGAGATTAGTGTTGTTGAAGAGTTCAAGCCAAAAACGGATGATATAGAGAGCATTGATGTGAAGATGGAGACAGAAGAATCTGTTGTTCTTGATAAAGATAAAGATATTATCATGAAGATAGCTTCACTGGATTCAACATCTGAAGCCAAACTTAATCAGACAGAAAGATCTGTAGTTGCTCCGGAACCTTTGCCACCATCGCCTCTTCCTCCACTATCTATTATTAAAACTGCATCTTTACCTTCACAGCCACCACCtcctccccctcctcctccgTCACCACCGCGTATTTCTGACACGGCAATACCAACGccacctcctccgccaccaGCAGTTATGCCTTTAAAAGGCGCTGCTCCACCCCCTCCCCCTCCACCGCCTCAACCTCCAAGAACTGCAGTAGCCCCACCGCCTCCAGGAACTGCAGCGGCACCAACaccgcctcctcctccgccaaTGCAGAACAGAgcaccaccgccaccaccaatGCCTATGACAAACAATGGAAGATGTGGACCACCGCCTCCTCCACCTCCTATGCCTCTAGCTAATGGAGCAGGACCCCCACCGCCACCACCTCCTATGGCTAAGTCAACTGGAGCAGCAGGGCCGCCTCCGCCACCACCTCGAATGGGTATGGCGAACGGAGCAGCCGGTCCTCCACCCCCACCAGGAGCAGCAGGTCCACCGCCCCCTCCAGGAGCAGCAAGAAGCTTGCGTCCCAAGAAAGCAGCTACAAAACTGAAAAGGTCAACCCAATTAGGAAACCTTTACAGAATCCTTAAAGGGAAAGTAGAAGGGCGTGATCCTGCAGCGAAAAACGGTGGCGGAGGCGGAAGAAAAGCTGGAGCCGGAAGCGCTCCAGCTGGTGGAAAACAAGGAATGGCTGATGCACTTGCTGAGATCACAAAGAAATCTGCATATTTCCTGCAAATACAAGATGATATTGCAAAGTACATGAAGTCAATCAATGAGCTGAAGATTGAGATCACTAAGTTTCAGACTAAAGACATGACTGAGCTTCTTAGCTTCCACGCCCGCATAGAATCAGTTCTTGAAAACCTAACTGATGAGTCACAG gttCTTGCGCGATGTGAAGGGTTTCCTCAGAAGAAACTCGAAGCAATGAGAATGGCAGCTGCATTGTACAAGAAGCTGCACGGTATGATCACCGAGCTACAGAACTGGAAGATAGAAGCTCCTTTGAATCAGCTTCTAGATAAAGTTGAACGTTACTTCACAAAG aTCAAAGGAGACATTGACACTCTTGATCgaaccaaagatgaagaagccAAGAAGTTTCAGAGCCACAACATCCACTTTGACTTTAATATACTTATTCAGATCAAGGAGACGATGGTTGATATCTCATCAAATTGTATGGAACTTGCATTGAAG gaaaagagagaagaaaagcttGTGTCGCCTGATGCGAAACCGAGCTTGAAGAAGGCAGTAGGTAGTGCTAAAATGCTTTGGAGGGCATTTCAGTTTGCATTCAAAGTCTATACATTTGCCGGAGGACACGACGATCGCGCTGATTCCTTAACCAGAGAGTTGGCTCATGAGATCCAAACTGAtcctgagaacccatga
- the LOC104754106 gene encoding TMV resistance protein N-like — protein sequence MQRLLAPSSKLAHTTRCIANPTLLCPNPCDIFINHRGIDTKKSISGLLYDHFTSLRLNTFLDSKSLKPGDKIFGEIDAAIKTCEVGIAVFSPRYCDSYFCLHELTLLMENKKRVIPIFWDVKPSELCVKDDGTRPASEIRRFQLALKEARYTVGLTFDTSTGDWSKLLAMASDAVMKNLLEVEEKKLMSINPTYKHII from the exons ATGCAACGTTTGTTAGCCCCATCCTCAAAACTCGCACACACAACAAGATGTATAGCAAATCCAACCCTACTTTGCCCAAACCCATGTGATATTTTCATCAATCATCGTGGGATCGATACCAAGAAGAGTATTTCAGGCCTACTGTATGATCATTTCACTAGCCTACGTTTGAATACTTTCTTGGATAGTAAGAGCTTAAAGCCTGGGGACAAGATTTTCGGGGAGATCGATGCGGCGATCAAAACTTGCGAGGTTGGTATTGCGGTTTTCTCTCCTCGTTATTGCGATTCTTACTTCTGTCTCCATGAACTCACATTGCTCATGGAGAACAAGAAAAGAGTCATCCCTATATTTTGGGATGTCAAGCCATCGGAACTCTGCGTTAAAGACGACGGGACACGTCCAGCTTCTGAGATCCGGAGGTTTCAATTGGCTCTTAAGGAAGCAAGATATACCGTAGGGCTCACGTTTGATACATCTACTGG AGACTGGTCAAAGCTCTTGGCCATGGCATCGGATGCAGTCATGAAGAACCTATTAGAAgttgaagagaagaaactaaTGAGCATTAACCCCACGTACAAGCACATAATTTAG
- the LOC104752776 gene encoding uncharacterized protein LOC104752776 isoform X2 has protein sequence MDSRAILDSALFQLTPTRTRFDLVLFCGSKKEKLASGIFEPFVSHLKFARDQISKGGYSISLRPPSSHSPWFTKSTFHRFVRFVNTPAIIERFATLEKEILQIEHSIQANEIANAATDAEQLQTQDGKANSIKKSNESSKGSENGNEFAGEETSKIQLQRLLETRRTLLRREQAMAYARGVVAGYDIDSIDDLISFADAFGASRLREACVKYKELWKKKHGDGLWMAELAAVKACAPVDMSLLGSSGIILTNEGAALSLNGTDSEIKDDKSVSLEQHPSGVPNFQAPMGWPNHMPQYFYPPPYQGYPYPPMQPMPNQHQGNMPWPSRGKTSKKKGKGDSDEDGSSGSSESSESDSASDDSASSLEDQGKRHSRTSKNSRRSKKNRKKSSKTVIIRNINYITPEGRNGEMEGNEFTDNGSIKETVDAAVGLLKEKIAHEGEVSGEEKRSNENWDSFQNILMRHDDGSDVHSMDVVSEEHFTHRGASVGANSNGLQTKNTASGDSITTTQKNIENGGGAAFDHFESEDTARRLPRTRDSTEECMLMLKRSDMYGDESKDMYNARGESLVKKSGSGEDWFTSSNRKPESNHGRMSFDDSILTSQVSEKSKKQEFVDDSFMVHSSSLATDDLYDSRWRPDMAADIALASDIDNGHTNEKRDSWEPNDLCMIPERNSGDSLANDYSIDFSAEANARLSSNGTAQEKEDKIVSSGEKKTTVKNPEARKSRTPSRTRAEAMSKTAKKPTLVSRTMAQKNKFEKEEEMRMRIENLVMERQKRIAERSAMTASRKGSIRAPSPRERAT, from the exons ATGGATTCTCGAGCTATACTCGATTCCGCTTTGTTTCAACTCACTCCTACTCGCaccag ATTCGATCTGGTGCTCTTCTGTGGGAGTAAGAAGGAGAAGCTAGCTTCTGGAATCTTCGAACCTTTCGTCTCTCATCTCAAATTCGCTAGAGATCAGATCTCTAAAGGCGGTTACTCCATCTCTCTTCGTCCTCCTTCTTCTCACTCTCCTTGGTTCACCAAATCCACTTTTCATCG gtttgtGAGATTTGTAAACACGCCTGCGATTATCGAGAGATTTGCTACTCTGGAGAAAGAGATCTTGCAGATTGAGCATTCCATTCAAGCTAACGAAATCGCCAATGCTGCTACTGATGCTGAGCAATTACAAACACAAGATGGTAAAGCTAATTCCATAAAGAAGTCGAACGAGTCATCCAAG GGATCTGAGAATGGCAATGAGTTTGCAGGAGAGGAAACCTCAAA GATTCAGCTTCAACGTCTTCTTGAAACCCGAAGAACATTGCTTCGGAGAGAGCAAGCGATGGCTTATGCACGAGGCGTTGTTGCTGGTTATGATATTGATAGTATTGATGATCTTATTTCTTTTGCTGATGCTTTTGGGGCGTCAAGGTTAAG GGAAGCATGTGTAAAGTACAAGGAACTATGGAAGAAGAAGCACGGTGATGGGCTTTGGATGGCGGAATTAGCAGCTGTGAAAGCGTGTGCTCCAGTGGACATGTCACTGTTGGGTTCCTCAGGGATCATTCTCACCAATGAAGGTGCTGCGCTATCACTAAATGGGACAGACTCTGAAATTAAAG ATGACAAGTCAGTTAGTTTAGAGCAACATCCTTCCGGTGTTCCAAACTTTCAAGCACCAATGGGATGGCCGAACCATATGCCTCAGTACTTCTACCCTCCTCCATACCAAGGCTATCCATACCCTCCTATGCAACCTATGCCAAATCAACACCAAGGAAACATGCCGTGGCCTTCAAGGGGCAAAACTTCcaagaaaaaagggaaagggGATTCTGATGAAGATGGGTCTAGTGGATCAAGTGAATCTAGTGAATCTGACTCGGCCAGCGAtgattctgcttcttctttggaAGATCAAGGTAAAAGACACTCTCGTACGAGTAAAAACTCTCGTAGATCAAAGAAAAACCGGAAGAAGTCATCTAAAACTGTTATCATCCGTAATATTAACTACATAACCCCCGAGGGACGAAACGGAGAAATGGAGGGAAATGAGTTTACGGACAATGGTTCCATCAAAGAGACTGTAGATGCTGCTGTTGGATTGCTCAAGGAAAAAATAGCTCATGAGGGAGAAGTCTCTGGTGAAGAAAAACGAAGCAATGAGAATTGGGATTCTTTTCAGAACATCCTGATGAGGCATGACGATGGCTCAGATGTACATTCGATGGATGTCGTCAGTGAGGAGCATTTCACCCATAGAGGCGCTAGTGTGGGTGCGAATTCTAATGGCTTGCAAACAAAGAACACTGCCTCTGGTGATTCCATCACCACAACtcagaaaaatatagaaaatggaGGAGGAGCGGCCTTTGATCATTTTGAAAGTGAGGATACTGCTCGTAGGCTTCCAAGAACGAGGGACTCGACTGAAGAATGTATGTTGATGTTAAAGAGATCAGACATGTATGGAGATGAAAGCAAAGACATGTATAATGCTAGGGGTGAATCGTTGGTGAAGAAGTCAGGGAGTGGAGAGGATTGGTTTACTTCTTCCAATCGGAAACCAGAAAGCAACCATGGGAGAATGTCATTTGATGACAGCATTTTGACATCTCAAGTATCTgagaaaagcaagaaacaagaatTCGTTGATGATTCTTTCATGGTCCATTCATCATCGCTAGCTACTGATGATCTTTATGACTCTCGGTGGAGACCAGACATGGCTGCAGATATTGCTTTAGCCTCCGACATTGACAATGGTCACACGAATGAAAAGCGTGATTCATGGGAACCAAATGATCTTTGTATGATTCCTGAACGCAATTCAGGAGACTCGTTGGCTAATGATTACTCGATCGACTTCTCTGCTGAAGCGAATGCAAGGCTATCAAGTAACGGAACAGCTCAGGAGAAAGAAGATAAGATCGTCTCAAGCGGTGAGAAGAAAACCACTGTGAAGAACCCAGAAGCTCGTAAGTCTAGAACTCCAAGTAGAACCAGAGCTGAAGCCATGTCCAAGACTGCAAAGAAACCGACATTAGTTAGCAGAACAATGGCTCAAAAGAACAAGTTTGAAAAG GAAGAAGAGATGCGGATGAGAATAGAGAATCTTGTTATGGAAAGGCAGAAAAGAATCGCTGAGAGATCAGCCATGACTGCATCTCGAAAAGGTTCGATCCGAGCTCCTTCGCCTCGTGAAAGGGCAACATAA
- the LOC104752776 gene encoding uncharacterized protein LOC104752776 isoform X1: MDSRAILDSALFQLTPTRTRFDLVLFCGSKKEKLASGIFEPFVSHLKFARDQISKGGYSISLRPPSSHSPWFTKSTFHRFVRFVNTPAIIERFATLEKEILQIEHSIQANEIANAATDAEQLQTQDGKANSIKKSNESSKKGSENGNEFAGEETSKIQLQRLLETRRTLLRREQAMAYARGVVAGYDIDSIDDLISFADAFGASRLREACVKYKELWKKKHGDGLWMAELAAVKACAPVDMSLLGSSGIILTNEGAALSLNGTDSEIKDDKSVSLEQHPSGVPNFQAPMGWPNHMPQYFYPPPYQGYPYPPMQPMPNQHQGNMPWPSRGKTSKKKGKGDSDEDGSSGSSESSESDSASDDSASSLEDQGKRHSRTSKNSRRSKKNRKKSSKTVIIRNINYITPEGRNGEMEGNEFTDNGSIKETVDAAVGLLKEKIAHEGEVSGEEKRSNENWDSFQNILMRHDDGSDVHSMDVVSEEHFTHRGASVGANSNGLQTKNTASGDSITTTQKNIENGGGAAFDHFESEDTARRLPRTRDSTEECMLMLKRSDMYGDESKDMYNARGESLVKKSGSGEDWFTSSNRKPESNHGRMSFDDSILTSQVSEKSKKQEFVDDSFMVHSSSLATDDLYDSRWRPDMAADIALASDIDNGHTNEKRDSWEPNDLCMIPERNSGDSLANDYSIDFSAEANARLSSNGTAQEKEDKIVSSGEKKTTVKNPEARKSRTPSRTRAEAMSKTAKKPTLVSRTMAQKNKFEKEEEMRMRIENLVMERQKRIAERSAMTASRKGSIRAPSPRERAT, translated from the exons ATGGATTCTCGAGCTATACTCGATTCCGCTTTGTTTCAACTCACTCCTACTCGCaccag ATTCGATCTGGTGCTCTTCTGTGGGAGTAAGAAGGAGAAGCTAGCTTCTGGAATCTTCGAACCTTTCGTCTCTCATCTCAAATTCGCTAGAGATCAGATCTCTAAAGGCGGTTACTCCATCTCTCTTCGTCCTCCTTCTTCTCACTCTCCTTGGTTCACCAAATCCACTTTTCATCG gtttgtGAGATTTGTAAACACGCCTGCGATTATCGAGAGATTTGCTACTCTGGAGAAAGAGATCTTGCAGATTGAGCATTCCATTCAAGCTAACGAAATCGCCAATGCTGCTACTGATGCTGAGCAATTACAAACACAAGATGGTAAAGCTAATTCCATAAAGAAGTCGAACGAGTCATCCAAG AAGGGATCTGAGAATGGCAATGAGTTTGCAGGAGAGGAAACCTCAAA GATTCAGCTTCAACGTCTTCTTGAAACCCGAAGAACATTGCTTCGGAGAGAGCAAGCGATGGCTTATGCACGAGGCGTTGTTGCTGGTTATGATATTGATAGTATTGATGATCTTATTTCTTTTGCTGATGCTTTTGGGGCGTCAAGGTTAAG GGAAGCATGTGTAAAGTACAAGGAACTATGGAAGAAGAAGCACGGTGATGGGCTTTGGATGGCGGAATTAGCAGCTGTGAAAGCGTGTGCTCCAGTGGACATGTCACTGTTGGGTTCCTCAGGGATCATTCTCACCAATGAAGGTGCTGCGCTATCACTAAATGGGACAGACTCTGAAATTAAAG ATGACAAGTCAGTTAGTTTAGAGCAACATCCTTCCGGTGTTCCAAACTTTCAAGCACCAATGGGATGGCCGAACCATATGCCTCAGTACTTCTACCCTCCTCCATACCAAGGCTATCCATACCCTCCTATGCAACCTATGCCAAATCAACACCAAGGAAACATGCCGTGGCCTTCAAGGGGCAAAACTTCcaagaaaaaagggaaagggGATTCTGATGAAGATGGGTCTAGTGGATCAAGTGAATCTAGTGAATCTGACTCGGCCAGCGAtgattctgcttcttctttggaAGATCAAGGTAAAAGACACTCTCGTACGAGTAAAAACTCTCGTAGATCAAAGAAAAACCGGAAGAAGTCATCTAAAACTGTTATCATCCGTAATATTAACTACATAACCCCCGAGGGACGAAACGGAGAAATGGAGGGAAATGAGTTTACGGACAATGGTTCCATCAAAGAGACTGTAGATGCTGCTGTTGGATTGCTCAAGGAAAAAATAGCTCATGAGGGAGAAGTCTCTGGTGAAGAAAAACGAAGCAATGAGAATTGGGATTCTTTTCAGAACATCCTGATGAGGCATGACGATGGCTCAGATGTACATTCGATGGATGTCGTCAGTGAGGAGCATTTCACCCATAGAGGCGCTAGTGTGGGTGCGAATTCTAATGGCTTGCAAACAAAGAACACTGCCTCTGGTGATTCCATCACCACAACtcagaaaaatatagaaaatggaGGAGGAGCGGCCTTTGATCATTTTGAAAGTGAGGATACTGCTCGTAGGCTTCCAAGAACGAGGGACTCGACTGAAGAATGTATGTTGATGTTAAAGAGATCAGACATGTATGGAGATGAAAGCAAAGACATGTATAATGCTAGGGGTGAATCGTTGGTGAAGAAGTCAGGGAGTGGAGAGGATTGGTTTACTTCTTCCAATCGGAAACCAGAAAGCAACCATGGGAGAATGTCATTTGATGACAGCATTTTGACATCTCAAGTATCTgagaaaagcaagaaacaagaatTCGTTGATGATTCTTTCATGGTCCATTCATCATCGCTAGCTACTGATGATCTTTATGACTCTCGGTGGAGACCAGACATGGCTGCAGATATTGCTTTAGCCTCCGACATTGACAATGGTCACACGAATGAAAAGCGTGATTCATGGGAACCAAATGATCTTTGTATGATTCCTGAACGCAATTCAGGAGACTCGTTGGCTAATGATTACTCGATCGACTTCTCTGCTGAAGCGAATGCAAGGCTATCAAGTAACGGAACAGCTCAGGAGAAAGAAGATAAGATCGTCTCAAGCGGTGAGAAGAAAACCACTGTGAAGAACCCAGAAGCTCGTAAGTCTAGAACTCCAAGTAGAACCAGAGCTGAAGCCATGTCCAAGACTGCAAAGAAACCGACATTAGTTAGCAGAACAATGGCTCAAAAGAACAAGTTTGAAAAG GAAGAAGAGATGCGGATGAGAATAGAGAATCTTGTTATGGAAAGGCAGAAAAGAATCGCTGAGAGATCAGCCATGACTGCATCTCGAAAAGGTTCGATCCGAGCTCCTTCGCCTCGTGAAAGGGCAACATAA
- the LOC109129612 gene encoding defensin-like protein 5 produces the protein MKVSISAVLLLFMLLTTGMVSPVTVEARTCETSSQLFNGLCLSASNCANVCHTEGFSDGDCRGFRRRCMCNIPC, from the exons ATGAAGGTCTCTATCTCAGCCGTTCTCCTATTGTTTATGCTCCTTACCACAG GGATGGTCAGTCCAGTCACGGTGGAGGCACGGACGTGTGAAACGAGTAGCCAATTGTTCAATGGACTGTGTCTGAGCGCAAGCAATTGCGCCAATGTTTGCCACACTGAAGGTTTTTCAGATGGTGACTGCCGTGGTTTCCGTCGTCGTTGTATGTGCAACATACCCTGCTGA